Genomic window (Paenibacillus sp. 37):
CATATCTCTGCGAATGTTAGCTTTGAATACTTTCCTTTCCAGGTAGAGAATAAGGGAGCCATGACGGTCGATGTCATCGGCGAGATTCATCCTGAATATCTGCACTGGCAAGTTGTACGCGAGTTTAACCTGTTGAAGGTGTCGGAAGATGTATTGTATCGGCCTTTCGACACGTTATCCAACGGAGAACAAACAAAGGTGATGCTGGCTGCCTTGTTCCTGAAGGACAATCGGTTTCTGCTCATTGATGAACCAACCAATCATCTTGATCTTCATGCGAGAGAAATCGTAGGTGATTATCTCCGCAGCAAGAGTGGATTTATTTTGGTGTCTCATGATCGATCCTTCCTGGATCAAAGTGTAGACCACATCCTTTCCATCAATAAGAGCAACATCGAGATTCAGAAAGGCAATTTCTCCGCTTGGTGGGAAAATAAAAGAAGGCAAGATCAGTTTGAACTTGCGAGTAATGAGAAATTAATAAAAGATATCAAGCGTTTATCCGATTCTGCCAAACGGACCGGCGGATGGTCGCATGAAGTCGAAAAGACCAAAAATGGTACAAGAAACTCCGGTTCCAAGGTGGATAAAGGATATATTGGGCATAAGGCTGCCAAAATGATGAAACGTTCCAAAAATATTGAACAAAGGCAGCAATCTGCGATTCAAGATAAGTCTAAACTTCTCAAAAATATCGAGAGTGCAGAACGACTGCAGATCCATCAGCTGGATTTTCACAAGCATGAACTTGTCGAATTGGAACATGTGTCGATATCGTACGGGGCCAATACGGTGTGCAAGGATGTCAGTATCACGGTTGAAAAAGGAGATCGTATTGCCCTTTACGGTAAAAATGGATCTGGCAAATCCAGCATTCTTAAACTGATCTGTGGTGAAGATATTGCTTATACAGGTCTTTTCCGAAAGGATCATCAGCTTAAAATCTCGTATGTATCGCAGGACACGTCCGATCTTGGAGGGCATTTATCTGAGTATGCGGCCACACACGGGATTGATGAAAGCCTGTTTAAATCAATACTTCGAAAGTTGGATTTTTCCAGACTGCAATTGGAGAAAGATATCTCAACGTTTAGCGCAGGTCAAAAAAAGAAAGTGCTCATTGCCAAAAGTCTTAGTGAGAAAGCTCATCTGCATATTTGGGATGAACCACTCAACTTTGTAGATGTCATTTCACGTATGCAGATCGAAGACTTATTGCTGGAATACTCGCCAACCCTGCTTTTTGTAGAACATGATCGTGAATTTTGTACCAATATTGCAACAAGAATCATTGAACTATGAGTATTAACAAAGAACAATTCCTTGTTAGGAGCCGCCATATGGCGGCTCTTAAACTTTACATATTCTCATATCTCGATCAACCATATAAAAGTTGTTTGTTACACGCACACATTGGTATGGTCAGGAAGTATGCTATAATTTTATGGTCTAATCCAATCATATGATGGATGAACAGATCAATTGTTGAACTATACTCGCTAAGAGGTGTAATACCAATGAAAAAAGAAATGACTACAATCAAACAAACCAGGCTCAATTCCATTTTGGACGAGGCCACCAAGTTGCTG
Coding sequences:
- the abc-f gene encoding ribosomal protection-like ABC-F family protein, with protein sequence MSLINVTNLTFAYDGSYDNIFENVSFQLDSDWKLGFTGRNGRGKTTFLNLLLGKYEYSGHISANVSFEYFPFQVENKGAMTVDVIGEIHPEYLHWQVVREFNLLKVSEDVLYRPFDTLSNGEQTKVMLAALFLKDNRFLLIDEPTNHLDLHAREIVGDYLRSKSGFILVSHDRSFLDQSVDHILSINKSNIEIQKGNFSAWWENKRRQDQFELASNEKLIKDIKRLSDSAKRTGGWSHEVEKTKNGTRNSGSKVDKGYIGHKAAKMMKRSKNIEQRQQSAIQDKSKLLKNIESAERLQIHQLDFHKHELVELEHVSISYGANTVCKDVSITVEKGDRIALYGKNGSGKSSILKLICGEDIAYTGLFRKDHQLKISYVSQDTSDLGGHLSEYAATHGIDESLFKSILRKLDFSRLQLEKDISTFSAGQKKKVLIAKSLSEKAHLHIWDEPLNFVDVISRMQIEDLLLEYSPTLLFVEHDREFCTNIATRIIEL